One genomic window of Boudabousia tangfeifanii includes the following:
- a CDS encoding MBL fold metallo-hydrolase, with amino-acid sequence MQIKPIIAPVLGENCYVLFDQKEAVVIDPGAGVVDQVKSFISEQDLHLNAVVLTHGHADHCWSAGHFDVPVYVSEPDRYRLDDPLGTTNSGNLQLTQAFAQFQPYQLPEEIRTFSDATYEGGAAFAPGIVLRAIATPGHTQGSTMLMIGGEVTDLPPQISGAHEDLKKDWPLVVFSGDHIFAGGIGRTDLPGSDQREMWQSLRFVANALDPQALLLPGHGPATLWRHELATNPYVRQARSLG; translated from the coding sequence ATGCAAATCAAACCAATCATTGCCCCAGTTTTAGGTGAAAACTGTTACGTTCTATTTGACCAAAAGGAAGCGGTGGTGATTGACCCCGGTGCCGGGGTAGTCGACCAAGTTAAAAGCTTTATTTCCGAACAGGATCTGCACTTAAATGCGGTAGTGCTAACTCACGGTCATGCGGATCATTGCTGGTCGGCTGGCCATTTTGATGTTCCGGTTTATGTTTCGGAGCCAGATCGTTATCGACTCGACGATCCATTGGGGACGACGAATTCCGGTAATCTTCAGCTTACTCAGGCCTTTGCCCAGTTCCAGCCTTACCAGTTGCCGGAAGAAATTCGCACTTTCTCAGATGCGACTTATGAAGGCGGGGCAGCTTTTGCTCCTGGCATTGTGCTGCGTGCCATTGCCACGCCTGGGCACACCCAAGGCTCCACCATGCTCATGATTGGTGGGGAAGTAACTGATCTGCCTCCTCAGATCTCAGGAGCCCACGAAGACCTTAAAAAGGATTGGCCATTAGTGGTCTTCTCGGGTGACCACATTTTCGCTGGGGGAATCGGTCGTACTGACCTGCCCGGCTCTGACCAGCGGGAGATGTGGCAGTCCTTACGCTTTGTGGCTAACGCCCTCGATCCGCAAGCTCTTTTGTTGCCTGGGCACGGACCGGCAACACTTTGGCGACATGAACTAGCTACAAATCCCTACGTTCGTCAAGCTCGCTCTTTAGGTTAA
- the hisS gene encoding histidine--tRNA ligase yields MAKNNNTISGFPEWLPQGRLIEKFMLQTLEEVFALHGFQGIETRAVEPVSRLLSKGETSKEIYLLSRLAARNSNETESDPNKQLGLHFDLTVPLARYVEENAGHLTFPFKRFQIQKVWRGERPQEGRFREFVQADIDVVGQETLPFHHEVELPLVMGEVFARLGLPPVVICANNRKLLQGVCEQAGISQIEDALRGLDKLDKIGPELVKEELLKAGISAEGADLLLAVAKISTSDPQELRSQIDALGLSGELLETGLNELCELLTEGERQAPGLLRAELKISRGLDYYTGTVYESFIQGHEDLGAICSGGRYDNLVSVGNKKYPGVGMSLGLTRLLSRIFAANLLSVSRPTPTAVLVAVNNEDSRGESLAVAQALRARGIATEVAERPLKFGKQIKYADRRGIPFVWFINEDGHEVKDIRSGEQVPADPAEWLPPTEDLFPQVFPAQANN; encoded by the coding sequence ATGGCTAAGAATAACAACACTATTTCTGGTTTTCCTGAATGGCTGCCTCAAGGTAGATTAATCGAAAAGTTTATGTTGCAAACTTTGGAGGAAGTTTTCGCCCTCCACGGTTTCCAAGGAATCGAGACTCGTGCGGTGGAGCCGGTTTCTCGCTTGCTCAGCAAAGGTGAAACTTCTAAAGAGATTTATCTGCTGTCAAGGCTTGCCGCTCGAAACTCGAATGAGACCGAGAGCGATCCGAATAAGCAGTTAGGTTTGCACTTCGACCTTACCGTTCCCTTGGCCCGTTATGTTGAAGAGAACGCGGGTCACCTGACCTTCCCGTTTAAACGATTCCAGATTCAAAAGGTTTGGCGTGGTGAGCGTCCGCAAGAAGGTCGTTTTCGTGAATTCGTTCAGGCCGATATCGATGTTGTAGGTCAAGAAACTTTGCCATTCCATCATGAGGTTGAGCTTCCTCTTGTGATGGGTGAAGTATTCGCTCGGCTCGGTTTACCGCCAGTGGTGATTTGTGCAAATAACCGCAAACTTTTGCAAGGTGTTTGTGAGCAAGCTGGTATCTCGCAGATCGAAGACGCCCTGCGCGGCCTCGATAAGCTGGACAAGATTGGTCCAGAATTAGTAAAGGAAGAACTGCTTAAAGCGGGAATTTCGGCCGAGGGCGCCGACTTGCTGCTAGCAGTAGCAAAGATTTCGACTTCTGATCCACAAGAACTTCGTTCCCAGATTGACGCGTTGGGACTTTCTGGAGAGCTTTTGGAAACGGGTCTTAATGAACTGTGCGAACTATTAACCGAGGGCGAGCGTCAAGCGCCTGGTTTGCTGCGGGCAGAGCTTAAGATCTCGCGTGGTTTGGACTACTACACAGGCACCGTCTATGAGTCATTTATCCAAGGACATGAAGATCTCGGTGCGATTTGTTCTGGTGGTCGTTACGACAACCTTGTCAGTGTGGGCAATAAGAAGTATCCAGGGGTTGGCATGTCTTTGGGCTTAACTCGTCTGCTTTCGCGTATCTTTGCGGCGAACCTGCTTTCCGTCTCACGCCCAACCCCGACTGCGGTACTAGTGGCAGTTAATAATGAGGACTCACGTGGGGAGTCTTTGGCTGTGGCCCAGGCACTTCGTGCTCGTGGAATCGCAACCGAAGTGGCGGAACGTCCTTTGAAGTTCGGTAAACAGATTAAGTATGCCGATCGTCGCGGGATTCCTTTCGTTTGGTTCATTAACGAGGACGGTCACGAAGTTAAGGACATTCGAAGTGGCGAGCAAGTCCCGGCAGACCCAGCTGAATGGTTACCGCCTACCGAGGACCTTTTCCCACAGGTTTTTCCTGCGCAGGCAAATAACTAA
- the pepN gene encoding aminopeptidase N, translated as MTLTRIEAKQRSASLKIDNYQIDLDLSGAKTEKTFRSVSTVEFSSSDVATFIDLVAERINSIELNGEQVDPTYEDGKIFLENLKADEANTLTIDAQCWYSRTGEGLHRFIDEADNNKHYLYTQYEPFDAHRVYACFDQPDLKAVWNFQITAPTGWVVLSNGVETSAVEKGKVTTRSFAPTKPLSSYITCVIAGEYAKVPGGTWTREAQGEIPAQAIDLALYCRQSLLPDFDTDDVFKVTRQGFDFFAEHYQYPYPWGKYDQVYVPEYNLGAMENPGCVTFNERFIVSGGPSWNQRGGRANTTLHEMCHMWFGDLVTPAWWDDLWLKESFADHQGTFAQGAATIYQDAWVKFAIARKGWAYIQDQYPTTHPIMADIVDLDAAKQNFDGITYAKGAAVLKQLVRYVGEDNFFAGARNYFEANAFGATSFVDLISALESVCEKDLQSWVDSWLKTTGPSVISAEVEDSQESVDVVTFHQENAQDPQVVRPHRFTLARYQEDQGKLVLLDQTDVTLESETLAIELPKANGKCLLVPNADDATYAVIRLDASSREMALKHVSEVPDDLVRAVIWQALWMEVRDGLMPAADFVSAVISQLPNESADVLAETTLHQAQTAISSYVPGSKTRQLAVALAKLAQTQVEQASTLDRQRAWAEIFAGILPFTEDDFTQTQIDHLLQNDVMTKQHKWDLLTGGAAAGIYSAEDISQRADFDSSSSARVEKDRALAAVPDLVTKEQFWNKVITEEVSNEYLTRVLSGLNQSAQSNLLTPWIEKFFETALPFWQDNTIGMGTRFISAAAPHAPRLLPGQEPSEHPVVLKCEKWLVDNPQAPHALRRLLTELHDDLLRALRAQANA; from the coding sequence GTGACTTTAACGAGAATAGAAGCAAAACAACGTTCCGCCAGCCTTAAAATTGACAACTACCAGATTGATTTAGATCTTTCAGGGGCGAAGACCGAAAAGACTTTCCGATCTGTCTCGACGGTGGAGTTTAGTTCATCGGATGTTGCCACGTTTATTGATTTGGTAGCTGAACGAATCAATTCGATAGAGTTGAACGGTGAACAGGTTGATCCTACCTATGAAGACGGTAAAATCTTCCTCGAAAATTTGAAGGCCGATGAGGCTAACACCCTAACTATTGATGCTCAGTGCTGGTATTCGCGTACCGGTGAAGGTTTGCATCGGTTTATCGACGAAGCGGATAATAATAAACACTATCTCTACACTCAGTATGAGCCGTTTGATGCGCACCGAGTCTACGCCTGCTTCGACCAGCCTGATCTAAAAGCGGTATGGAATTTCCAGATTACTGCCCCAACTGGTTGGGTAGTGCTTTCCAATGGGGTAGAAACCTCGGCTGTTGAAAAGGGCAAGGTTACCACCCGATCTTTTGCTCCAACTAAGCCACTTTCTAGCTATATCACCTGCGTAATTGCTGGTGAATATGCCAAGGTGCCAGGCGGCACTTGGACCCGGGAAGCCCAGGGCGAAATCCCAGCACAAGCTATTGATTTGGCCTTGTATTGTCGACAGTCTTTGCTACCTGATTTTGACACAGATGATGTATTCAAGGTTACTCGCCAAGGTTTCGATTTCTTCGCCGAGCACTATCAATACCCTTATCCTTGGGGTAAGTACGATCAGGTATATGTGCCAGAATACAATCTTGGTGCAATGGAAAACCCCGGCTGTGTAACCTTTAACGAGCGCTTCATTGTCTCTGGTGGGCCATCGTGGAACCAACGCGGTGGGCGCGCCAACACGACATTGCACGAAATGTGCCATATGTGGTTTGGTGATTTAGTTACTCCCGCGTGGTGGGATGATCTATGGTTAAAAGAATCCTTTGCGGATCACCAAGGTACTTTCGCCCAAGGAGCTGCAACTATTTACCAGGACGCTTGGGTTAAGTTTGCGATTGCTCGTAAGGGTTGGGCATATATTCAAGATCAATATCCGACTACTCACCCGATTATGGCTGATATTGTCGATCTTGACGCTGCCAAGCAAAATTTTGATGGCATTACTTATGCCAAGGGTGCCGCAGTCTTGAAACAACTGGTGCGTTATGTTGGGGAAGATAACTTCTTCGCTGGAGCCCGGAACTATTTCGAAGCTAATGCCTTTGGAGCAACTTCATTCGTTGACTTAATCTCGGCTTTGGAATCAGTTTGTGAAAAAGATCTGCAGTCTTGGGTAGATAGTTGGCTGAAGACAACAGGCCCTTCAGTTATTTCTGCCGAGGTCGAAGACTCCCAAGAGTCAGTTGACGTCGTCACTTTCCATCAGGAAAATGCGCAAGATCCGCAAGTAGTTCGTCCACATCGCTTTACTTTAGCTAGGTACCAAGAAGACCAAGGCAAGTTGGTTCTTTTGGATCAGACAGACGTCACCTTAGAATCAGAAACTCTAGCTATTGAGCTGCCTAAAGCGAATGGTAAATGTTTGCTGGTCCCTAATGCTGATGATGCGACTTATGCCGTGATTCGTCTTGATGCTTCTTCACGCGAAATGGCACTAAAGCATGTTAGTGAAGTGCCTGACGACTTGGTCAGAGCAGTTATTTGGCAAGCGTTGTGGATGGAGGTGCGCGATGGCTTGATGCCAGCAGCTGACTTTGTTTCTGCAGTAATTTCTCAGCTTCCTAACGAAAGCGCCGATGTTCTAGCTGAGACTACGTTGCATCAAGCACAGACGGCAATTAGTTCATATGTTCCAGGAAGTAAAACTCGTCAACTGGCAGTTGCACTAGCTAAGCTAGCGCAGACGCAAGTTGAACAGGCGAGTACGCTGGATCGTCAACGTGCATGGGCAGAGATTTTTGCTGGCATCCTACCTTTCACCGAAGACGATTTCACTCAAACGCAGATTGATCATTTGCTGCAAAATGATGTGATGACTAAGCAACATAAATGGGATTTGCTTACTGGGGGAGCAGCCGCCGGCATCTATTCAGCTGAAGACATTTCCCAACGAGCTGATTTCGATTCATCGTCTTCCGCGAGGGTAGAAAAAGATCGGGCGCTCGCCGCGGTTCCCGACTTGGTGACCAAGGAACAGTTCTGGAACAAGGTAATAACCGAAGAGGTCTCAAATGAGTATCTGACTAGAGTATTGTCAGGTCTGAACCAAAGCGCACAAAGTAACTTACTGACTCCTTGGATTGAGAAGTTCTTTGAGACTGCACTCCCATTCTGGCAAGACAATACGATTGGGATGGGAACCCGATTTATTAGCGCCGCAGCACCGCATGCGCCACGTTTGCTCCCTGGTCAAGAACCAAGTGAACATCCGGTTGTGCTTAAATGCGAAAAATGGTTGGTTGACAATCCACAAGCGCCACATGCTTTGCGGCGTCTACTAACTGAGCTACATGATGATCTGTTGCGGGCACTTCGCGCCCAAGCTAACGCCTAA
- a CDS encoding pseudouridine synthase, with amino-acid sequence MSDDDQYRPDGVRLQKVMAAAGVGSRRACEELIARGKVRVNGKRVTQLGLRIDPTSAIIHVRGQRIFLDDKHLTVVLHKPVGVVSTMSDPEGRPCLADYVTEYETRLFHVGRLDTDTSGLIVMTNDGELANRLAHPRWEVPKTYVATVSGEVPRGLGQKLKSGIQLEDGLVSVDNFVVKAVNQDRSVVELTLHSGKNRVVRRMLDEVGHPVQSLVRTRFGTLFLGHMRPGTVRRLENEQLAQLMRMVEL; translated from the coding sequence GTGAGTGATGATGATCAGTACCGCCCAGATGGCGTCAGACTGCAAAAAGTTATGGCTGCCGCTGGAGTTGGTTCACGCCGTGCCTGTGAAGAGCTCATAGCTCGAGGAAAAGTCCGGGTAAATGGCAAACGCGTGACCCAACTTGGGCTTCGGATCGATCCGACCTCGGCCATCATTCATGTGCGTGGTCAACGAATTTTCCTTGATGACAAGCATCTGACAGTGGTTTTGCACAAGCCGGTCGGGGTGGTTTCTACTATGTCGGATCCCGAGGGTCGCCCTTGTCTTGCCGATTACGTTACTGAGTATGAAACCCGTTTGTTCCACGTGGGGCGTCTTGACACCGATACTTCGGGACTAATCGTGATGACCAATGATGGGGAACTAGCTAATCGCTTAGCCCATCCCAGATGGGAAGTGCCCAAAACTTATGTCGCTACGGTGTCGGGAGAAGTGCCACGCGGCCTCGGGCAAAAACTTAAGAGCGGTATTCAGCTAGAAGATGGTCTAGTTTCCGTTGATAATTTCGTGGTCAAAGCAGTAAACCAAGATCGTTCGGTGGTTGAGCTGACTTTGCACTCGGGAAAGAATCGTGTGGTCCGACGTATGCTAGACGAGGTCGGTCATCCGGTTCAATCTTTGGTGCGAACTCGTTTCGGCACCCTATTTTTGGGACATATGCGACCCGGCACGGTTCGTCGTCTAGAAAATGAGCAACTTGCCCAACTAATGCGAATGGTCGAACTGTGA
- a CDS encoding ParA family protein: MQQGELLAMGPGSQFPQPPELTEHGPARVIAMCNQKGGVGKTTSTINVAAALAEYGRKVLIVDFDPQGAASAGLGINSHDLDVTIYNLLMNSRLSVKDVIAHTAVPGLDIVPANIDLSAAEVQLVNEVAREQALARVLRPVLDEYDLIIIDCQPSLGLLTVNALTAAHGVVIPLEAEFFALRGVALLVETIDKVKDRLNPRLKIDGILATMVDTRTLHSREVLERLQEAFGEQVYETQIRRTVKFPDASVATEPITTYASSHPGAQAYRQLAREMIARGDVA, translated from the coding sequence ATGCAACAAGGTGAATTATTAGCGATGGGACCGGGTTCTCAGTTTCCTCAGCCACCCGAATTGACGGAGCATGGCCCAGCAAGGGTCATTGCTATGTGTAATCAAAAAGGTGGGGTCGGAAAAACTACTTCGACGATCAATGTCGCAGCTGCGTTAGCTGAATATGGTCGTAAGGTACTTATCGTTGATTTTGACCCGCAGGGGGCAGCTTCAGCCGGTTTAGGGATTAATTCCCATGACTTGGATGTCACTATTTATAACCTGTTGATGAATTCGCGACTCTCGGTCAAAGATGTGATTGCTCATACGGCAGTGCCAGGCTTGGACATTGTGCCGGCTAATATCGATCTTTCCGCGGCCGAAGTGCAGTTGGTTAACGAAGTGGCACGTGAGCAGGCATTGGCGCGAGTACTGCGTCCGGTGCTAGACGAATATGATCTAATCATTATTGATTGTCAGCCTTCCTTGGGCCTCTTGACGGTAAATGCCTTGACTGCAGCGCATGGGGTTGTCATTCCTTTGGAAGCTGAGTTCTTTGCACTTCGTGGTGTGGCTCTATTAGTTGAAACCATTGACAAGGTTAAGGATCGACTCAATCCGCGATTGAAGATTGATGGCATCTTAGCAACTATGGTGGATACTCGAACCTTGCATTCTCGCGAGGTGTTAGAACGCCTGCAGGAAGCCTTTGGAGAACAAGTCTACGAAACTCAAATCCGTCGGACAGTTAAATTCCCAGATGCTTCTGTGGCCACTGAGCCGATTACCACGTATGCGTCATCCCACCCTGGCGCGCAAGCTTATCGGCAGCTAGCTCGCGAGATGATTGCACGCGGCGATGTAGCGTAG
- the der gene encoding ribosome biogenesis GTPase Der: MEKEAEFEFTADSELDYDLLEPREVDFEGDEVEAQKAEALRAGLADFELDEEDLQILNQEFAAPESEDSGGWPVLAVVGRPNVGKSTLVNRILGRREAVVQDTPGVTRDRVSYPAQWAGKNFTLVDTGGWEVDVKGLDREVAAQAEAAIDRADAVLFVVDARVGATATDERVVKLLRSKGKPVILAANKVDSDVLEAEAASLWSLGLGQPFPISALHGRGAGDLLDEVLRVLPEESAVEGRLKRDGIHRVALLGRPNVGKSSLLNALAKETRVVVNELAGTTRDPVDEMIELDGQPWWFVDTAGIRRRMYKSIGADYYASLRTQSALEKAEVAMVLLDASEEMSDQDVRIIQQVIEAGRALVIVNNKWDLVDEYRQKELKGEQERALVQLGWAPKINVAAKTTWHTNRISRALNAALEGWQTRISTGRLNGFLGELVAANPHPLRGGKQPRILFATQVSTCPPRIVIFTTGFLDPAYRRFIERRLREEFGFVGTPIRISVRVREKRRR, from the coding sequence ATGGAAAAGGAAGCAGAATTCGAATTTACTGCTGATTCAGAGCTCGATTACGATTTACTCGAGCCCCGGGAAGTTGACTTTGAAGGTGACGAAGTTGAGGCACAGAAGGCTGAAGCTTTGCGGGCTGGCTTGGCAGACTTTGAACTAGATGAAGAAGACCTCCAGATTCTGAACCAAGAGTTTGCCGCGCCGGAAAGTGAAGATAGCGGCGGCTGGCCTGTGCTTGCGGTGGTAGGACGCCCAAACGTTGGTAAGTCCACGTTGGTTAACCGTATTTTGGGTCGGCGTGAAGCTGTTGTCCAAGATACTCCTGGCGTTACTCGCGACCGTGTTTCATACCCAGCACAATGGGCCGGTAAGAATTTCACCTTGGTCGATACCGGTGGCTGGGAAGTTGATGTTAAGGGACTCGATCGTGAAGTCGCCGCGCAAGCGGAAGCAGCAATCGATCGAGCCGATGCAGTTCTTTTCGTAGTTGATGCTCGAGTGGGTGCGACTGCAACCGACGAACGGGTAGTAAAGCTACTGCGTTCTAAGGGTAAGCCAGTAATCCTAGCAGCTAACAAAGTCGATTCAGATGTTTTAGAAGCTGAGGCTGCTAGCCTTTGGTCCCTCGGGCTAGGACAGCCATTCCCCATTTCAGCTCTACATGGCCGTGGTGCGGGTGATCTACTAGATGAGGTTCTACGAGTATTACCAGAAGAATCTGCTGTGGAAGGACGTCTTAAGCGAGATGGCATCCACCGGGTAGCACTATTAGGCCGACCTAATGTGGGTAAGTCCTCCTTACTAAATGCTCTAGCTAAAGAAACTCGAGTAGTGGTTAATGAGCTAGCTGGCACTACTCGTGACCCAGTCGATGAAATGATTGAACTTGATGGACAACCCTGGTGGTTCGTCGATACTGCAGGGATTCGTCGCAGAATGTATAAGTCGATTGGGGCTGACTATTATGCGTCGCTAAGAACCCAGTCAGCGTTGGAAAAAGCTGAAGTGGCAATGGTTTTGCTTGATGCTTCAGAGGAAATGTCTGACCAAGACGTACGAATTATCCAACAAGTGATTGAAGCTGGTCGAGCGCTGGTGATTGTTAACAACAAGTGGGATTTGGTTGACGAATATCGGCAAAAAGAACTGAAAGGCGAACAAGAACGCGCTCTTGTGCAGTTGGGATGGGCACCTAAAATTAATGTGGCTGCTAAGACTACCTGGCATACGAACCGGATTTCTCGTGCGCTTAATGCGGCTCTCGAAGGATGGCAGACCCGTATTTCCACTGGTCGCTTAAACGGCTTCCTTGGAGAACTTGTTGCAGCGAACCCGCACCCACTGCGAGGCGGAAAACAACCCCGAATTCTCTTTGCCACCCAGGTTTCTACCTGTCCACCAAGAATCGTTATTTTTACCACCGGTTTCTTGGATCCAGCTTATCGTCGTTTTATCGAACGACGGTTGCGTGAAGAGTTCGGTTTCGTTGGTACTCCTATTCGAATTTCGGTTCGAGTTCGAGAGAAACGACGCCGATAA
- a CDS encoding DUF349 domain-containing protein, translating into MAESAESTVNTNTESENSQATQASTSSPESFGRIDDAGNVWVRDGEQERQVGQYPDGVPADGLELFVRRFLDLEAQVNLFAARLSHLSPKDIDHTIDALRRSLVEPRAVGDLPALRARVESLAEVAEQKKQEAKAARAKAKEEALSRREKIVEAAEAMAAQDPERIQWKQSSQKFHNLLDEWKQAQKAGPRLDRSVEDALWKRFSSARTLFDRHRRQFFSALDARQAEAKATKEKLIAEAEELSTSTQWGPTSAAFRGLMDKWKAAGRTSRKDDDALWERFRAAQQRFFDARNAANSAMDEEFGENLSKKEALLTRAEAILPVTDVAAAKAALRPIQDEWEQVGRVPRADVARIEKRMRAVEEAIRNAENEQWRKSNPETKARAAGMKEQLEALIAEIDAEIEAAKAAGDEAKVAELTNAKSAREAWLAQVNASVED; encoded by the coding sequence GTGGCTGAATCTGCAGAATCGACAGTAAATACAAATACCGAATCCGAAAACTCGCAAGCAACTCAAGCAAGTACCTCATCACCTGAAAGTTTCGGCAGAATCGACGATGCCGGTAACGTTTGGGTTCGCGATGGCGAGCAAGAACGGCAAGTAGGCCAATATCCTGACGGGGTGCCAGCTGATGGTTTGGAACTCTTCGTGCGCCGTTTCTTGGATCTGGAAGCCCAGGTAAATCTTTTCGCCGCCCGACTTTCTCACCTCTCCCCTAAAGACATCGACCACACCATTGATGCTTTGCGTCGTTCTTTAGTCGAGCCTCGCGCCGTTGGTGATTTGCCAGCTCTTCGCGCTCGGGTTGAATCGTTGGCCGAGGTCGCTGAACAAAAGAAACAGGAAGCTAAAGCGGCCCGTGCAAAAGCTAAAGAAGAAGCCCTTTCTCGTCGTGAAAAGATTGTTGAAGCTGCTGAAGCTATGGCAGCTCAGGATCCAGAACGGATTCAGTGGAAGCAGTCTTCACAGAAGTTCCATAATCTACTAGATGAATGGAAGCAGGCTCAGAAGGCCGGTCCTCGTTTGGATCGTAGCGTGGAAGATGCCCTTTGGAAGCGTTTCTCTTCTGCCCGTACTCTCTTTGACCGTCATCGTCGCCAGTTCTTCTCAGCACTTGATGCTCGTCAGGCGGAAGCAAAGGCTACTAAGGAAAAGCTGATTGCCGAAGCTGAAGAGCTTTCAACTTCAACCCAATGGGGGCCAACCAGCGCTGCTTTCCGGGGCTTGATGGATAAGTGGAAGGCTGCTGGACGCACTTCCCGTAAAGACGACGACGCCTTGTGGGAGCGTTTCCGCGCTGCCCAACAGCGTTTCTTCGATGCTCGTAATGCTGCTAATTCAGCAATGGACGAGGAGTTTGGTGAAAACCTCAGTAAGAAGGAAGCACTGCTCACCCGCGCTGAAGCTATTTTGCCAGTCACCGATGTTGCCGCCGCTAAAGCCGCTCTTCGCCCTATTCAAGATGAATGGGAACAAGTTGGGCGCGTTCCTCGGGCAGATGTTGCACGCATCGAAAAGCGTATGCGGGCTGTGGAAGAGGCAATCCGCAATGCTGAGAATGAACAGTGGCGTAAGTCCAATCCTGAAACCAAGGCTCGTGCAGCTGGGATGAAGGAACAGCTTGAAGCTCTCATTGCTGAGATTGATGCTGAAATCGAGGCCGCAAAGGCTGCAGGTGATGAAGCTAAGGTCGCAGAATTGACTAATGCTAAGTCGGCTCGTGAAGCTTGGCTCGCTCAGGTTAATGCTTCGGTTGAAGACTGA
- the cmk gene encoding (d)CMP kinase: MEFSPEFQDLPKQLESQPLAIVLDGPAGSGKSTVAKEVADFLGAQYLDTGAMYRAATVRLLELGVELSDQPLVAQQVAEMVFSPSTNPLSEQILVDGTDVSGQIRLPEISEVVSKVATNLSVRATLVEKQRAIIDQAVASGFPVVAEGRDLTTVVAPHAQVRAIITASEEVRLARRGKQIPGQDAAKLADQVLRRDRDDATVSNFTSPADGVVVVDTTDLTLEESVESVLALVANWVNTPK, encoded by the coding sequence ATGGAATTTAGCCCTGAGTTTCAGGATTTGCCTAAGCAACTTGAAAGTCAACCGTTGGCTATTGTGCTTGATGGACCAGCTGGTTCTGGTAAATCTACGGTAGCGAAGGAAGTTGCCGATTTCTTAGGCGCTCAGTATTTGGATACGGGGGCCATGTATCGGGCAGCGACAGTTCGACTTTTGGAATTGGGAGTTGAGCTTAGCGACCAGCCACTAGTTGCGCAGCAGGTGGCAGAAATGGTGTTTTCGCCCTCGACTAATCCTCTAAGCGAGCAGATTTTGGTTGATGGTACTGATGTCTCGGGGCAAATCCGTCTACCGGAAATCTCTGAAGTCGTTTCAAAAGTAGCTACAAATTTGTCAGTGCGAGCAACATTGGTTGAAAAGCAACGAGCAATTATTGATCAAGCAGTTGCCTCGGGTTTTCCGGTAGTTGCTGAGGGCCGAGATCTGACTACGGTCGTGGCCCCACACGCACAGGTGAGAGCAATCATTACTGCCAGTGAAGAAGTGCGCTTAGCTCGTCGTGGAAAGCAAATACCTGGACAAGATGCGGCAAAGTTGGCTGATCAGGTGCTTCGTCGAGATCGAGATGATGCCACAGTTTCTAACTTCACGTCCCCAGCTGATGGGGTAGTGGTAGTTGATACTACTGATCTCACCCTCGAGGAGTCGGTCGAATCAGTGCTGGCACTAGTCGCAAATTGGGTTAATACGCCAAAATAG